The following coding sequences are from one Lolium rigidum isolate FL_2022 chromosome 6, APGP_CSIRO_Lrig_0.1, whole genome shotgun sequence window:
- the LOC124662859 gene encoding heavy metal-associated isoprenylated plant protein 7-like has translation MAKGTAKKTAAAGDGRSKEGVVEKVDGMAPVKGGGGGDLANEVVVSVPVHCEGCARKMRRSLLRTEGFEEVIVNNSTNTVVVTGQKALEDPMMVVERVERRTRKKALLLSPSPAKLPPPSAVKNKDTKKEAAKADMKNDVTELDMKMGVVMKIEMHCEACSEEMKRRILNIKGVEEAVPHMKSSELMVKGAVEPATLVGFIHKCTGKKAAIIRAEPLDLPPASAMTAPMGEKTTADANAKQQEPSDNLKEKNEGVKEETKQEEVKGGGGEGQVQNVDEKTKTEIQDKGDGDGVEKEKTQEKNQMKDHQFKLPVQDAVVAVAPEAGLYEYYYHPPYAYAYPQYAYQQYQYPYAGHPAAMYRPYPHYPPAPQTLSDENPEACTIM, from the exons ATGGCCAAG GGGACGgcgaagaagacggcggcggccggcgatggcAGGAGCAAGGAAGGTGTCGTGGAGAAGGTAGACGGcatggcgccggtgaagggtggcggtggcggtgacctgGCGAACGAGGTGGTGGTAAGCGTGCCGGTCCACTGCGAGGGCTGCGCCAGGAAGATGCGACGGTCTCTGCTGCGCACCGAGG GGTTTGAGGAGGTGATCGTCAATAACTCGACCAACACGGTCGTCGTGACTGGCCAGAAGGCGCTGGAGGATCCGATGATGGTGGTCGAGAGGGTcgagaggaggacgaggaagaagGCGCTGCTTCTCAGCCCATCGCCGGCCAAATTGCCGCCACCATCAGCAGTGAAAAATAAGgatacgaagaaagaggccgcaaaGGCAGACATGAAAAATGATGTAACGGAGCTGGATATG AAAATGGGTGTAGTGATGAAGATAGAAATGCATTGTGAAGCTTGCAGCGAGGAGATGAAAAGGAGGatcctcaacataaaag GAGTGGAGGAAGCGGTGCCACACATGAAATCTTCAGAGCTGATGGTGAAAGGGGCAGTCGAGCCAGCAACCCTGGTAGGATTCATCCACAAGTGCACGGGAAAGAAAGCTGCCATTATCAGGGCAGAGCCTCTGGATCTGCCGCCAGCATCAGCAATGACCGCGCCGATGGGCGAGAAAACAACAGCGGATGCTAATGCAAAGCAGCAAGAACCATCTGACAATCTGAAAGAGAAAAATGAAGGAGTAAAAGAGGAGACCAAACAAGAGGAGGTAAAAGGGGGAGGAGGTGAAGGGCAGGTGCAAAATGTCGACGAGAAGACCAAAACTGAGATACAAGACAAAGGGGATGGAGATGGAGTTGAGAAGGAAAAAACCCAA GAGAAGAACCAAATGAAGGATCACCAGTTTAAACTGCCTGTGCAGGATGCGGTTGTTGCGGTAGCGCCCGAGGCTGGCCTCTATGAATACTACTACCACCCACCCTATGCTTACGCATACCCACAATATGCGTATCAGCAGTATCAGTACCCATATGCTGGCCATCCTGCGGCAATGTATCGGCCGTATCCGCACTACCCACCGGCACCGCAGACACTCAGCGATGAGAACCCAGAAGCATGCACCATCATGTAA
- the LOC124662002 gene encoding uncharacterized protein LOC124662002, whose amino-acid sequence MANHAAAALLMASLLVAVTLADARITLQVQGGSMKEGNVAMTFVKTVPALTCTKVRGFQAGDTCFDVAVGAGLTQAQFLSFNPNLNCLKVFVGQWVCLHASSA is encoded by the coding sequence ATGGCCAACCACGCAGCTGCCGCTCTCCTGATGGCGTCACTTCTCGTAGCGGTGACCCTCGCCGATGCCAGGATCACCTTGCAGGTGCAGGGTGGCAGCATGAAGGAAGGTAACGTGGCGATGACGTTCGTGAAGACGGTGCCGGCGTTGACATGCACCAAGGTGCGCGGGTTCCAGGCGGGCGATACCTGCTTCGACGTCGCGGTGGGTGCCGGCTTGACCCAGGCTCAGTTTCTCAGCTTCAACCCAAACCTCAACTGCCTCAAGGTTTTCGTTGGCCAGTGGGTCTGCCTCCACGCCTCCTCTGCCTGA